The sequence CACGTGAGCCTCCACCGGAATCAGCACCTCTTCCGCCGCCGCGAGAGCGTTGACGGTGAGTATCCCCAGGCTCGGGGGGCAGTCCATCAACAGGTAATCCCAGCGGCTTGCGGGAAGCTTTGCGATCTCCCGGCGCAGAATCAACTCCGCTCCCACCTCCCCTGCCAGGGCTTTCTCCGCCCCGACGAGCCACATGGAGGCCGGAACGGCCGTAAGGTCCGTAATGTCCGTTTCGGCCGTAATATCAGCAAGGTTCCCGTTATCAGTCAATACGTCCAGAAGACCCCTCCCGCCGTCGCCGATCCCGAGCCACGAACTGGCCGACGCCTGAGGGTCAAGGTCGATCAGCAGCACTCTGCGCCCCAGTTCGGCCAGCGCCGCGGCCAGGTTCACCGCCGTGGTTGTTTTCCCGCTGCCGCCTTTCTGATTGACGACGGCGATGATTCTCATGACGCGTTGCCTCGGATCGCAAGCTGTTTTGATTTCGGGGCTGCGCGGCCCGTCTATTGGCCCTCGTCGCCCACCTGCATATCCCGAATCAGGCCGCAGCGCCCTTCGAGGGTCAGGCGCGCCAGTCCCATCTGCCCGTAGCGGTTCTTCAAGACGAGGATTTCCAGAGGGCCGGGGCGGTCACGCTCCCCGCCGGCCACGTCCTCCCGGTCCTCGAGGTAATCCGCACGGTAGTTCAGCAGACCCAGCACCAGGTCGGCCTCCTGCTCGCTGCCCCCCTCACGCAGGTGATGCAGTTGCGGGCGGCGCTTGCGGATGGCCTCCTGCACCCCGCGGCTGTCGAACTCTCCGTCGGGAATGCGCTCGCCCTGTTGGGCCGCTTGCCGACCGATCTGCGCAGCGGCAACCACCGGGCAGGCCAATTCCACGGCCAGCGCCTTGAGCCGTCGCGCAACCTGGGACACTTCGATGTCTCGCCGGTCATACTGCCCCGCGGGTGGCGGCACCAGTTGCAGATAATCCACCAGCACTCCCCCCACCGGCCCCCTCTGCCCCACCTGCAGCGCGGCCGCGAACAGTTCGCTCACCGACCATTCAGGGCGATAGATCACGTGGAGCCGGTCCTGGTCCTGGCGCAACTGGTCCAGCGCCTGCTCAAGCTCCGCCGCGGCCGGGTATCCCTGGACACGCTCAGTGCCCTGGAGCCAGTCGCGGATCTCATAGTACGTCCAACCGCGCCCCCCATTGCGCCGCGTCAGGCAGGAGGCAAGTTTCAGGACAACAGCTTCCGGCGGAAGCTCGTATGAGAAGAAGCAGAAGCGGTCCTGCTTGTAACGCGCAAGCCAGTTCAGTAGCAGTCCCAGGAGCACCGTGGTCTTCCCGTGGCCGGTGCGGGCGCCGATGATCGTCAGCTCCGCGGGGTGGAAGCGCACCCCGAGGTCGTCCAGTGCTCCCCAGCCACTGCGCCGGCCCTCGGAAGCCGTGCGGATGCTCTCCAGAACTTCATCGATGCACAGGGTCGGGGAATGTAGCGTGTCATCCAGGCCGAACCGCGCTAACCTCTCCCCCACCGTCGCGGCAACGATGCCCGGGGGCTGCTCCTGCATCTGTCGGCGCGCCGCCTCGAGAATGCCCGCGAGTTCCCGACGCCGCCGTGCCTGCTCCCGCTCCTTCATGCGCCGCTGAGCAAGCTCTGCAAGGCACGCCTCACTGTAGCCGCAACGCTCCGCTGCTATCCTCCAGACGGCCTCCCGATCCCGTGGGTCGACGGTGCGCGCCGCGAGGTCCAGGAGCTCACTCACCGCGCGATCCCTGCCCATGACGCAGGACAGATCGGCACGCTCCAGGATGCAGGAGGCTGCGAAGACCGGCCCTCGCACTGCTTGCCGGAGCAATTCGCGGTAGGCATCTGCGCCGGCCCGGCGGAGGTAACTGTCCGGGTCAACCTTTGCATCAACGTTCCCGTTATCAGCCATACATACCGGGGGAACAACGTAGACTTCGGGAACAGCGGCTCCCAGCTTCTCAATCGCCTGCAGGGTCCCGAGCAGGCCCGGATAGCAGTGGGGGCAAGCCGGCTCTTGATGCTCCACGCAGGGTTCCGGCGAGGGGTCGTAATCCAGATTGAGGGTCAGGCTGCGCACCCCGGACCGGGCCAGGGCCTCCACTTGCTCGCTCCCCAGCCCGGCCCCTCCGAGCCCCACCACGTTCTCCACCCCGGCGGCCCGCAGGCTGAGCACGTCCAGGATGCCCTCCACCAGCACCAGGTCGCGCCCGCGAGCATTGTGCAGGCCGAAGGGGCTGGCCCGGCTTCCCCCGCGCAGCATGAGATATTTCTTGCCCGGCTCGCCGGGAGTAATCGCGCGGGACCACACGTTCACAATGCGCCCCGCGCGGTCGCGCCACGGCCCAACAATGCGCCCGGGCCACAGGTGCAGGACGGACTGGCCGCTGTCGAAAGCCCCCGGCGCCAACCCCGCCTCGCGCACTTCCTCCACGCCGTAGCCCTGGTCCGTGAGGGCCCGCAGGACCTCCTCCGGCCCAGGGTAGCAGCCCAGCTCGAAATCCCGCATCTGCTGGACAGTGAACCCGCGGCCTTCCAGGTAATGCCGTGCTTCCTCCCCCTGTTCGGTGTGGAGCAGTTCGGCCGCGCAAGCCGTGAACGCTTCAAGCAGGTCGGCTTTGCGGTGGCGCTCCGCGGCCGCCTGAAGGGCTTGCGGCGAGCGCTCTCGTTCCGGGAAACTCACCCCGGCCCGCAGACACAGGTCCCGCACCGCATTCAGGAAGGCCTCGCCACGCAGACTGCTCTGCCCGGCGGCGTACTCCAACCACGGGACGAAGCCGCCCCCGTGAATCTTGATGCCGAAGGGGGTGTCTCGGTAGGCCCAGACGCGGTCCGGGCGGGGAGCACCGGGCAGAGCGCGGGTTGCGGTCTCATGGGTAGCCTGCCAGTGATCGCCCCGCAGGACGAAGCCGAATTCGGGGAAAGCACTGTCCAGGCGTTCCCACAGGGCAGGATAGAGCTCTTCATCCAGGAAGAAGGACAGGTCGGATGGGGGAGAGGCAGGCACCGGGCGCCTCCTGGCCGGGGGAGTGTGCTCCCGTTGGAGTCAATGTAAACAATGTTCCCGTTGACGTCAAGGTCCGTATTTTATGAAACGTCCGTCAACCTGCAAAAGTCCCTGCGGGCTGATTCACCCACCCAGGAGCTCCTCCAGACCCACCAGCAGCACGTCTTCCTCGACGGCCCGTTCCCGCAGGCTGTCGCTGAACCCGGAACGGGAGAAGAGCACCGGGCGAAGGCCTCGCCGCCATTTATCCGGAAGCGCCCTTGTTTTCTCCCGCAGGTCTTCCAGTACCCCCAGGCCCACCGGCGACGCGGACCACTTGCATTCCCCCACCAGATGCCCTCCGTCAGCGGTTTCGCACAGCAGGTCAATTTCCACATCTCGGCTCCAGAATGGCCCTACGTCACCCAGTGGGGGAGAGGGGAGCCGTCCGTCCCCCCCTGCCCGCACCCACTCCCGGCAGGCTTGTTCGAAGGCCGCTCCCAGGAACTGGTCGAACACCGGCGCCACCTGGTTCTTCCAGACCTCAGCCGCCAGGCCCATTTCCAGCAGGCTGCGGTTGGGCAAGACGAACCGGTACCAGAAGCGCAGGAAATTGTCCGCAAGGAAGTACCGGCCCCGAGAGCGTTTATCCGGTGCGCGATCCGTGATGCTCACTGTGCGACGCAGCAGGCGCAGTGACTGCAGCACCGGCAGATAGTGGCTCAGCGCGGTGACTTGAACCCCGACCCGGCCGGCGATCTCATTGGGACGTGTGAGGCCGGCGGCCACGGCTTCCAGAATGCCATTGTACACCTGCAGGTCGCGCAGTTCGCTGCGCAACAGGTTCGCCGGCTCTTCATACAGCAAAGACTGAGGACGCAGGAGAGCCTGGCGCACGTTTTCGGCGAAAGAGTAGCGCGGGTCAAACTGCGCCAGGTACATGGGCATACCCCCCAGGCAACCATACGCGCGGAACTGATCTGTGGGGGACCAGTCGGGGAAGAACTGGGCCGCCGCCGACAGGGGCAGGGGGACAAGCTCCTGCTGCCCCGTGCGTCGTCCAAACAGCGGGGACGTGCGGGCAAGCACCGCGTTTTCCATGAAACTCACCGCGGAACCCGACAGCGCCAGCATCAAATGGCTCTGCTGCCCCTGATGATCCCAGAAGCGCTGAATGCGCGAGGGTAATCCAGGATCGGCCTCGCACAGATAGGGGAACTCATCCAGCACCACCACCAGACGTTCCCTTGCCTGCCGGGCAAGGTACCCCAGAAGCGCCTCCCAGCTTTCGAACCGCGCAGACCGCAAGACGCTCTCCTCCAGCGCATCCGCCGCGGCGGCATGAAACTGCGAAAGGTTGTCGCTGTCGGGCACCTGTGCGGCCTGAAAGTAGATATGGGGCCTGGAGCGGCAAAACTCCCGCAGGAGCGCGGTCTTGCCCACCCGGCGACGTCCATACAGGACATAGAGCTGCCCGCCCGGGCGCGCCGCGAGGTCATCCAGGAAGGCAAGCTCGCTGACCCGGTCGATGAAAGGGGGCATGGGGGCTCACTCCCGGAAGAGATTCCTATCGTCATGACTATTATACTCGTGACGATAGGAATCACAAGAGCCTGTGATTGCTCAAATAGCAGTATTGACTTCAATGGCTGAAACGTTCCCGTTACGGCTATTGTGTACAGAGGGCTGGGGAAGGCTCCTGCGGCGGGGATTGTGGGGGCGCCGCAGGGGGTGGCTGGGCGCCTTTTGCCGTGTGTCGTGGAGCCGTTGACGGGGGTCGTTTGCCGTGGCCGTAAAGCCCGAAGAGCGGGGGCGAAGTGCAACGAAAGCCCCCCGCTCCTTGTGTAGTTACTTGTGTAACTACTTGTGGTGATTCGGGGCTCCGGCCGCACTAGGCTGAGAATGGCCGTAAATGGCCTGAGAATGGCGCTATGCAATAATTAGCATACTCTCATATTCCTTGAAAAAGGTGAGTTTCTGCTATTATCTTCCTTCAAAAAGGTGAGTAACTGCTATTATCTTCCTCCAAGAACGTGAGCAAATGCTATTAGACGGGTGGGTGGGGGAGGGGGGCTTTGGGGGATGTGGCGCCCGTCTTTTTCGGTGCGGGCGTGCAATCGTGGAGATCGCCCGCAGGCGGAGGTCGGATTTCTGCCGCCCCCTTCGGGGGCTCTTGTGATCTGGAGGGGGGCCTGATTCCACCAGCTTACGCTGGTGGCAAAGGGCTTCCGCCCCTTCGGGGCTGGACGGCAACGGCGAACGGCCTGTTGAGCGGGACGCTCGGCCTTCGCGTCCCTCAGGACGCCCGGCCGCAGGCCCCTAGCCCCGTGCTTTAGCGCGGGGCGTCAACGCGGGGCATCGATCTGGGGCGTCAATCTTCGCGTCCCTCAGGACGCCCGGCCGCAGGCCTCTAGCCCCGGGTTTCAACCCGGGGCGTCAACGCGGGGCACCGATCTGGGGCGTCAATCTTCGCGTCCCTCAGGACGCCCGGCCGCAGGCCCCTAGCCCCGTGCTTCAGCGCGGGGCGTCAACGCGGGGCATCGATCTGGGGCGTCAATCTTTGCGTCCGTCAGGACGCCCGGCCGAAGGCCCCCAGCCCCGTGCTTCAGCGCGGGGCACCAATTCGGGGCGTCGATCTGGGGCGTCAATCTTTGCGTCCCTCAGGACGCCCGGCCGAAGGCCTCTAGCCCCGGGTTTCAACCCGGGGCACCAACCCGGGGCACCGCCTCAACCCCGGGCGTCAACCCGGGGGCACCGCCTCAACCCGGGGCGTCAACCAAGGATGGACAAAGCTCTTGCACGATGCGGCACAAGAGTGGAGAATTACGGAAGGTGTGCTTTCGCTGGGGAGCGAACAGGTTCTTGGTTCGAAATACCAATCTTCCTGACCACCAAAGACAGGCGTTGTTCCGCGCCAGGAAACTCGTGACGCGGGGGCGTGTGGCTGTCACGTGCTACTCTTCTCAATCTACCGTTCTCGCTGACTCGCAGACTCATTGCACCCCGGGAGGGATGGTTCGTAGATGAACCCCACTAAGGGCCTGTTCATGGTCGTGATTTGCTTTGCGCTGAGTGCCTCCTGCGCGTGGGCACAGGGCGTAAATGATCTGTCCCTGGGCGTGGCTTACGCGGACATGGGGGACTTTGATTCCGACTGGGGCGTGCGCGCTCAGACGTGGCTTTCAGACAGCCTCCTGCTCACCGGCGGCTGGACTAATGTGGACTGCACGGTCATGGCCGAAGGCGGGCCGATGCGCGTGGACGGCCAGATGTGGCAGCTTGATCTGAGCTATGTCTGGAACATGGGAGGCTGGTATTTCGGCCTTGGCGGCGGCCTGCGGAACATTGATGCCGACTGGACCCTTGCCACCCTCACCAATGACGCGAAGAAGCTCAAGGCAGCCGGACACGCCCTCATCGGCAAGCGCTGGGGCGACATGTTCATTGACGTGCGCTATGAGATGGGAAGCGACCTGTTCGGCTACGACGCCGACGGCCTGCAGGCGACGCTGGGGATTTCCGTGGATACCGGGAAGATCGGCGAGGCGCTGGAGGGGGACGCTGGGGCAAAGCCCTTCTACTTCGACCAGTTCCGCATGCCGGGCGCGAATTCGGCGACGGTCAAGGCGGCGGGGACGAGCAGTTGCGGCGAGTTCGATGAGAAGTCGAATTACTGGGACCAGTTCCGGTTCCCGAAGCAGTTCCCGTGAGGATTCTTCGCGCGTAGGCCGACGACCGTCCCGGTCGGCCGAGGTCGGATT is a genomic window of Armatimonadota bacterium containing:
- a CDS encoding ParA family protein, yielding MRIIAVVNQKGGSGKTTTAVNLAAALAELGRRVLLIDLDPQASASSWLGIGDGGRGLLDVLTDNGNLADITAETDITDLTAVPASMWLVGAEKALAGEVGAELILRREIAKLPASRWDYLLMDCPPSLGILTVNALAAAEEVLIPVEAHVMALSGLAQLLQTIEVVRERLNPPLRVSGILPCRVDSRTRHARDIVQALRERFGPQVYATIIRENVRLAEAPSFAQPITAYDPHSPGAQDYRDAARELVAQEAG
- a CDS encoding toprim domain-containing protein — encoded protein: MPASPPSDLSFFLDEELYPALWERLDSAFPEFGFVLRGDHWQATHETATRALPGAPRPDRVWAYRDTPFGIKIHGGGFVPWLEYAAGQSSLRGEAFLNAVRDLCLRAGVSFPERERSPQALQAAAERHRKADLLEAFTACAAELLHTEQGEEARHYLEGRGFTVQQMRDFELGCYPGPEEVLRALTDQGYGVEEVREAGLAPGAFDSGQSVLHLWPGRIVGPWRDRAGRIVNVWSRAITPGEPGKKYLMLRGGSRASPFGLHNARGRDLVLVEGILDVLSLRAAGVENVVGLGGAGLGSEQVEALARSGVRSLTLNLDYDPSPEPCVEHQEPACPHCYPGLLGTLQAIEKLGAAVPEVYVVPPVCMADNGNVDAKVDPDSYLRRAGADAYRELLRQAVRGPVFAASCILERADLSCVMGRDRAVSELLDLAARTVDPRDREAVWRIAAERCGYSEACLAELAQRRMKEREQARRRRELAGILEAARRQMQEQPPGIVAATVGERLARFGLDDTLHSPTLCIDEVLESIRTASEGRRSGWGALDDLGVRFHPAELTIIGARTGHGKTTVLLGLLLNWLARYKQDRFCFFSYELPPEAVVLKLASCLTRRNGGRGWTYYEIRDWLQGTERVQGYPAAAELEQALDQLRQDQDRLHVIYRPEWSVSELFAAALQVGQRGPVGGVLVDYLQLVPPPAGQYDRRDIEVSQVARRLKALAVELACPVVAAAQIGRQAAQQGERIPDGEFDSRGVQEAIRKRRPQLHHLREGGSEQEADLVLGLLNYRADYLEDREDVAGGERDRPGPLEILVLKNRYGQMGLARLTLEGRCGLIRDMQVGDEGQ
- a CDS encoding ATP-binding protein, which encodes MPPFIDRVSELAFLDDLAARPGGQLYVLYGRRRVGKTALLREFCRSRPHIYFQAAQVPDSDNLSQFHAAAADALEESVLRSARFESWEALLGYLARQARERLVVVLDEFPYLCEADPGLPSRIQRFWDHQGQQSHLMLALSGSAVSFMENAVLARTSPLFGRRTGQQELVPLPLSAAAQFFPDWSPTDQFRAYGCLGGMPMYLAQFDPRYSFAENVRQALLRPQSLLYEEPANLLRSELRDLQVYNGILEAVAAGLTRPNEIAGRVGVQVTALSHYLPVLQSLRLLRRTVSITDRAPDKRSRGRYFLADNFLRFWYRFVLPNRSLLEMGLAAEVWKNQVAPVFDQFLGAAFEQACREWVRAGGDGRLPSPPLGDVGPFWSRDVEIDLLCETADGGHLVGECKWSASPVGLGVLEDLREKTRALPDKWRRGLRPVLFSRSGFSDSLRERAVEEDVLLVGLEELLGG